From a region of the Constantimarinum furrinae genome:
- a CDS encoding sugar transferase, producing the protein MLSKDQKVVKRVFDLIVSVVLLPLLFLFIVLLILIITISTGSFGLYRQKRIGQFGKPFTLYKLKTLKGRKHHDAKEIKENETRIGGWLRKSKLDELPQIFNILKGEMSWVGPRPDIPGYADALEGDDRVILQLKPGLTGPATLKYKNEEQLLLRQKDPLQYNDEVIWPDKVAINKEYINNWSLLKDIKYIIASVFT; encoded by the coding sequence ATGCTTAGCAAGGATCAAAAAGTAGTAAAACGTGTTTTCGACCTTATCGTCTCTGTTGTTTTGTTACCGTTACTGTTTCTTTTTATTGTACTCCTCATTTTAATTATAACAATAAGCACCGGTTCTTTTGGTTTGTACAGGCAAAAGCGAATCGGGCAGTTTGGAAAACCGTTCACCTTATATAAATTAAAGACCCTGAAAGGTAGAAAGCATCACGATGCAAAAGAAATTAAGGAAAATGAAACCAGGATCGGTGGTTGGTTAAGAAAGTCAAAACTTGACGAACTACCTCAGATCTTCAATATTCTAAAAGGAGAGATGAGTTGGGTAGGACCCAGACCCGACATCCCGGGATATGCCGATGCTTTGGAAGGAGATGACAGAGTAATTTTACAATTGAAACCCGGACTTACCGGTCCGGCAACTTTGAAATATAAAAATGAAGAACAACTTTTGCTAAGGCAGAAAGATCCCTTACAATACAACGATGAGGTGATCTGGCCCGATAAAGTTGCCATCAATAAAGAGTATATTAACAACTGGAGCCTGCTCAAGGATATAAAATATATAATAGCTTCAGTATTCACCTAA
- a CDS encoding endonuclease domain-containing protein codes for MQKRRLHTKKELQEYRRELRRTLTPAEAFLWRQLKGRKFKGRRFTRQHSIGHYIVDFYCASEKLIIELDGEVHFNEKAAAYDEKRTQYLNSLGYTVVRFENRMVFDFLPSVFMEIEANFKA; via the coding sequence ATGCAGAAAAGGAGATTACATACCAAAAAAGAATTACAAGAATACAGACGTGAGCTGCGCAGAACGCTCACCCCGGCCGAAGCTTTTTTATGGCGGCAGTTAAAAGGCAGAAAATTTAAAGGCCGGCGTTTTACAAGGCAGCACAGTATTGGACACTATATCGTAGATTTTTATTGTGCTTCCGAAAAACTGATCATCGAACTCGACGGAGAGGTGCACTTTAATGAAAAAGCAGCAGCATACGACGAAAAACGAACCCAGTATTTAAATTCACTTGGCTATACGGTTGTTCGTTTTGAAAACAGAATGGTATTTGACTTTTTACCTTCGGTGTTTATGGAAATCGAAGCTAATTTTAAAGCATAA
- a CDS encoding ABC transporter permease: MELKTQVYQKENTLSFRRLLKDSIVDIYRSRFLARQLAIRDIKAQYRQSYFGLLWAFANPLATALVWIFLNNSGAIRVTDTGVPYPLFAFTGTLIWSIISESINSPIQSTTSARSIISKINFPKEALIVSGIYKLLMNTGIKTLLLVFFLFFFNIGFHWTQLLFPVAILGAVLFGSTIGLLITPLGMLYKDVGKAISFGLQFLMYATPVVYAIPKDGFLKVVMEANPITPIILIARDTLVNGNFDFLYYFIIVIAICLPLFFLALIFYRISIPVIVERINA, translated from the coding sequence ATGGAGTTAAAGACCCAAGTCTATCAAAAAGAGAATACGCTTAGTTTTAGAAGACTTTTAAAGGACAGCATTGTCGATATTTATCGCTCTAGATTTTTAGCACGACAGCTAGCAATAAGGGATATTAAAGCACAATACAGGCAATCTTATTTTGGCCTACTTTGGGCATTTGCTAATCCACTTGCTACAGCATTGGTGTGGATATTTTTAAATAATTCAGGAGCCATAAGGGTAACCGATACGGGTGTACCTTACCCATTATTTGCATTTACCGGAACCCTGATCTGGTCTATAATTTCCGAATCCATCAATTCCCCCATTCAGAGCACTACCTCTGCCAGAAGCATAATTTCTAAGATCAATTTTCCTAAGGAAGCATTAATTGTTTCAGGAATTTATAAGTTGTTAATGAACACTGGAATAAAAACACTGCTACTTGTATTTTTCCTTTTTTTCTTCAATATAGGTTTTCACTGGACTCAGCTGTTATTTCCAGTGGCTATCTTAGGAGCAGTCCTGTTTGGAAGCACCATAGGACTCTTAATAACTCCCTTAGGAATGCTTTATAAGGATGTAGGAAAAGCTATTAGTTTCGGTCTTCAGTTTCTAATGTATGCCACACCCGTTGTATATGCTATTCCGAAAGATGGATTCCTAAAAGTGGTGATGGAAGCAAATCCCATCACTCCCATAATTTTGATAGCCCGTGATACCCTTGTAAATGGGAATTTTGATTTTTTATATTATTTCATAATAGTAATAGCCATCTGTTTGCCGTTATTCTTTCTTGCACTGATTTTTTATAGAATTTCCATTCCTGTAATTGTTGAACGAATAAATGCCTAG
- a CDS encoding SDR family oxidoreductase: MYTTKYHNTDLSKYAFLITGGAGFIGSNLVSYLLKYGAGKVRVLDNLATGFKANLEEFKNNDAFEFIEGDIRDPETCKKAMKGIDYVSHQAALGSVPRSINDPVTSNAVNVSGFLNMLVAQNDSPTVKKMVYAASSSTYGDSKSLPKVEQHIGKPLSPYAVTKLVNELYADVFYKTYGTPTIGLRYFNVFGPKQSPTGAYAAVIPLFMQALKDEKSPTINGDGEQTRDFTYVENAVQANIKAFFASEAANNEVFNVAYGERISLNELWDSLKQTSGKDIEAVYGPPRKGDVRDSLANIDKARALLGYNPLFSVQDGMKLTWERFK; this comes from the coding sequence TTGTACACAACAAAATATCATAATACCGATCTCTCAAAATATGCATTTCTCATTACCGGAGGCGCCGGCTTCATCGGCTCAAACCTGGTATCCTATTTATTAAAATACGGTGCCGGTAAGGTTCGGGTGCTTGACAATCTTGCTACAGGATTTAAGGCAAATCTGGAGGAATTTAAGAATAATGATGCGTTCGAATTTATAGAAGGAGATATTCGCGATCCTGAAACCTGCAAAAAGGCGATGAAAGGGATCGATTATGTTTCACATCAGGCGGCATTGGGCTCAGTGCCAAGATCTATTAACGACCCGGTTACTTCCAACGCTGTAAATGTAAGCGGTTTTTTAAATATGCTGGTGGCTCAGAATGATTCTCCAACGGTTAAAAAAATGGTGTATGCGGCCTCAAGTTCTACCTACGGTGACAGTAAAAGTCTGCCTAAAGTAGAGCAGCATATAGGAAAACCATTATCGCCCTATGCAGTAACTAAGCTGGTAAATGAATTATACGCCGATGTATTTTACAAAACCTATGGAACCCCGACCATTGGATTGCGGTATTTCAATGTATTTGGACCCAAACAGAGTCCAACCGGTGCCTATGCAGCTGTGATCCCTTTGTTTATGCAGGCATTAAAAGATGAGAAGTCTCCAACCATAAACGGTGACGGGGAGCAAACTCGGGATTTTACCTATGTGGAAAATGCTGTGCAGGCCAATATAAAGGCATTCTTTGCTTCTGAAGCCGCCAATAATGAAGTCTTTAATGTGGCTTACGGGGAACGTATCAGTTTAAATGAATTGTGGGATTCCCTGAAGCAAACTTCCGGAAAAGACATAGAAGCTGTGTATGGTCCGCCGCGAAAGGGCGATGTTCGCGATTCGCTGGCAAATATCGACAAAGCCAGAGCGCTGTTGGGGTATAACCCGTTGTTTTCGGTACAGGACGGGATGAAACTTACCTGGGAGCGATTTAAGTAA
- a CDS encoding methyltransferase domain-containing protein, giving the protein MKFKFSCVVDNKPLFQAQAYILINSLTKKLKIHPNDIFVHVPKNTDKSFLNFCEQAQVNVIKFTPFDLRNAYCNKLVQIDTFNALDDFDYVFFMDCDLAIVSLDNLTLNDDVYAKIVDFPNPPLAILKRIFEAAEITNFRESKTNFEINGNNLSEWNNCNGGLYIISKRFLSELGPKWKEYAKWCIDSAKLFTDKYSKHADQVGFALAMNALNKDVVHLDIKWNFPCHVNPNLLSDITPKILHYHDRIDHHMHIKKTGLPKVDEQIKVVNELISERNASTLDNSLFWNLRYSLYPELGSGVGSRGEILDFKKRIIKYATYFAKESTITDVGCGDIELTRDFSFQNYTGLDVSNEALKLGKEKRPDWNFENKSITSDEISESDIIFCFDVLIHQSKKSDFQEIVKSIVKKGNRRIIVGAYNKKPEYESEITYFYGGILEEIKKYEKYNEIAIVGEYRDVTVVVASVHNSDHQRDIPSENLNIAFQEVDRPDILQYLVDVSRTELGFFTSHYTRVFEYSWLFSELENVERSSIIDLGAGVCPLPICLYHQGHKVTTIDSHSLIRRQSEKKGWNEWGFLDYSIFGDIKSQNVDFSQFTSLRKYDYIYSISVIEHVSAVTRNKILKKAARLLKKDGILLLTIDLIPNTDNLWNFSEDQEVESTEIHGNIKSFKSELEKYGFHVLEEQIKRNIMGSRTDVYFVKSVLKSQSFFTKYLKS; this is encoded by the coding sequence ATGAAATTTAAATTTTCTTGTGTTGTTGATAACAAGCCTCTTTTCCAAGCTCAGGCTTATATTTTAATTAATAGTTTAACAAAAAAGTTAAAGATTCATCCGAATGATATTTTTGTACATGTTCCTAAAAATACAGATAAATCGTTTCTAAATTTTTGTGAACAGGCTCAGGTAAATGTCATTAAGTTTACGCCATTTGATCTTAGAAATGCTTATTGCAATAAGTTAGTGCAAATAGATACATTCAATGCTCTTGATGATTTTGACTATGTTTTTTTTATGGATTGTGATCTAGCCATAGTGTCTTTAGATAATCTCACTCTCAATGATGATGTATATGCGAAAATCGTAGATTTTCCAAATCCTCCATTGGCAATCTTAAAGCGAATTTTTGAGGCTGCTGAAATTACGAATTTTCGCGAATCCAAAACTAACTTCGAAATCAATGGAAATAATCTGTCCGAATGGAATAATTGTAATGGGGGTTTATATATTATCTCTAAACGATTCTTATCAGAACTAGGACCTAAATGGAAAGAGTATGCTAAATGGTGTATAGATAGTGCCAAGTTATTCACAGATAAGTACAGTAAACACGCCGATCAAGTTGGATTTGCATTAGCTATGAATGCATTAAACAAAGATGTAGTTCACTTGGATATAAAATGGAATTTTCCTTGCCATGTAAACCCCAATTTATTGAGTGATATTACTCCTAAAATCTTACATTATCATGATCGAATTGATCATCATATGCATATTAAAAAAACTGGTTTGCCGAAGGTTGATGAACAAATAAAAGTTGTTAACGAACTGATTTCTGAGCGGAATGCAAGTACCTTGGACAATAGTCTATTTTGGAATCTAAGGTATTCTCTGTATCCCGAATTAGGTAGTGGCGTAGGTTCAAGAGGAGAAATTTTAGACTTTAAGAAAAGGATAATTAAATATGCAACCTATTTTGCAAAGGAAAGCACTATTACAGATGTGGGTTGTGGTGATATCGAGCTAACTAGGGATTTTTCATTTCAAAATTACACAGGTTTGGATGTCTCAAATGAAGCACTGAAACTCGGTAAAGAAAAAAGACCAGATTGGAATTTTGAGAATAAAAGTATAACAAGTGATGAAATTAGCGAAAGTGATATCATTTTTTGTTTTGATGTTTTAATTCATCAGAGTAAAAAATCGGACTTTCAGGAGATTGTGAAATCAATTGTTAAAAAAGGAAATAGAAGAATTATAGTAGGGGCATATAATAAAAAACCCGAATATGAATCAGAGATTACATATTTCTATGGTGGAATTTTGGAAGAAATTAAGAAATACGAAAAGTATAATGAGATTGCCATCGTTGGAGAGTATCGAGATGTTACTGTAGTAGTTGCGTCTGTTCATAATTCTGATCATCAAAGAGATATACCATCAGAAAATTTAAATATAGCTTTTCAGGAAGTTGATCGTCCTGATATTTTACAATATCTGGTGGATGTGTCAAGGACTGAACTAGGATTCTTTACGAGCCATTATACTCGAGTTTTCGAATATAGTTGGTTATTTTCTGAACTTGAGAATGTCGAAAGATCTTCAATTATTGATTTAGGTGCAGGAGTTTGTCCTCTACCAATTTGTTTATACCATCAGGGCCATAAGGTGACGACAATTGATTCTCATTCTTTAATCCGCCGTCAAAGTGAAAAGAAAGGTTGGAACGAGTGGGGATTTTTAGATTATTCAATATTTGGAGATATTAAATCACAAAATGTTGACTTTTCACAATTTACTAGTCTAAGGAAGTACGATTATATTTATTCTATTTCCGTCATAGAGCATGTGTCAGCTGTCACGCGTAACAAGATATTGAAAAAGGCTGCGCGGTTATTGAAAAAAGATGGTATTCTACTATTAACAATTGATCTAATTCCTAATACAGACAATCTTTGGAATTTTTCAGAAGATCAAGAAGTTGAATCAACGGAAATACATGGAAATATTAAATCATTTAAATCCGAATTGGAAAAATACGGATTTCATGTTCTGGAAGAACAAATAAAAAGAAACATTATGGGTTCGAGAACTGACGTATATTTCGTGAAATCAGTCCTAAAAAGCCAATCTTTCTTTACAAAATATTTGAAAAGCTAG
- a CDS encoding sulfotransferase domain-containing protein: MPQISNNYIRIFSHPRSGTHFLESFLASNFYKNENLSSEGAIYFGHWSNKILLEEGEPYHKLFGGHLFPDRSKIGQKSIYIYRDGRAVIASIWNSQFYHKDWRGISFSEFLRKEIDWYGGMGQKSETSINIVQHWYNHVSSWTTIKNDYLLIISYEELKNDPQKVFLKICKKFYPLKYYKAKLFGTSHIDPINRKVGLSPNKASINDWKRLFSQEDLDFFYSQLPSKKFLYSEK; this comes from the coding sequence ATGCCTCAAATAAGCAATAATTATATTAGAATATTTTCGCATCCACGAAGTGGTACTCATTTTCTCGAATCGTTTTTAGCTAGTAATTTTTATAAAAATGAGAATCTCTCTTCCGAAGGTGCTATATATTTCGGACATTGGTCAAATAAAATCTTATTAGAAGAAGGAGAGCCATATCATAAATTATTTGGAGGTCATTTATTTCCCGATCGGTCAAAAATTGGACAAAAATCAATATATATATACAGAGATGGACGAGCGGTTATTGCATCCATATGGAATTCTCAATTTTATCATAAGGATTGGAGAGGAATTAGTTTCTCTGAATTTTTACGTAAAGAAATTGATTGGTACGGAGGGATGGGACAAAAAAGTGAAACCAGCATTAATATAGTACAGCATTGGTATAATCATGTTAGTTCATGGACAACAATTAAAAATGATTATTTGCTAATTATAAGTTATGAAGAATTAAAAAATGACCCTCAAAAGGTATTTTTAAAAATTTGCAAAAAGTTTTATCCGTTAAAATATTACAAAGCGAAGCTTTTTGGAACCTCCCATATTGATCCGATTAACAGAAAAGTTGGACTATCACCCAATAAGGCAAGTATAAATGATTGGAAAAGATTGTTTAGTCAGGAAGATTTGGATTTTTTTTATAGTCAGCTACCTTCTAAAAAATTTCTTTATTCAGAAAAATAA
- a CDS encoding sulfotransferase family 2 domain-containing protein, with product MISHEHKCIFIHIPKTAGTSILSFFYPNITFKTGKPDYDRLFGWCPERRIHMQHATSKTLLETGLISQEVWNTYFKFTFVRNPWDKSYSDYIWMQKFAGVKGSFKNYIEKEKEFKSILTDNSNHSYLGDHLMPQSEFFDLDGKYALDYVGRFENFSQDISTIMKKLDIAQDFNKYENKGTRKSDYSLFYKNSDKRRVDRKYKVDIENFNYTFEDNRKGIQLLKRLI from the coding sequence ATGATTTCACATGAACACAAATGTATCTTTATTCATATTCCTAAAACTGCAGGAACCAGTATTTTATCGTTCTTCTACCCAAACATAACTTTTAAAACAGGAAAGCCGGATTATGATAGATTATTTGGTTGGTGTCCTGAAAGAAGGATTCATATGCAACATGCTACATCAAAAACATTATTAGAGACGGGTTTAATTTCGCAAGAGGTTTGGAATACGTATTTCAAATTTACTTTTGTAAGAAACCCATGGGATAAATCTTATTCTGACTATATATGGATGCAAAAATTTGCAGGAGTTAAAGGAAGTTTTAAAAATTATATTGAAAAGGAAAAGGAATTTAAATCTATACTCACGGATAATTCCAACCATAGTTATTTAGGAGATCATTTAATGCCTCAGTCTGAATTTTTTGATTTAGATGGGAAATACGCTTTGGATTATGTTGGGCGATTTGAAAATTTTTCCCAAGATATTTCCACCATTATGAAAAAGTTGGATATTGCTCAAGATTTTAACAAATATGAAAATAAGGGCACACGTAAATCGGATTATTCACTTTTTTATAAAAATTCTGATAAAAGGCGAGTGGATAGAAAATATAAAGTTGATATAGAAAACTTTAACTATACATTTGAAGATAATAGAAAAGGAATACAACTATTGAAGCGATTAATTTAG
- a CDS encoding nucleotide sugar dehydrogenase has protein sequence MKKDPTIAIIGLGYVGLPLAVALASKYKVIGFDINSERVKELQSGTDHTLEVSDELLAEVLNPSQRNGLLITDAAEEIAEASVFIVTVPTPTNKYNQPVLTPLQKASETVGKILKKDDVVIYESTVYPGVTEDICVPILEEFSGLTFNTDFFAGYSPERINPGDKEHTVTKILKVTSGSTPEAAKYIDDLYRSVITAGTHLAPSIKVAEAAKVIENSQRDINIAFVNELSKIFRLLNIDTQDVLEAAGTKWNFLKFTPGLVGGHCIGVDPYYLAQKAMEEGYNPEIILAGRRMNDGMGNYVAHEVVKLMIGKDCKVKGGKVLVLGITFKENCPDIRNSKVIDVIEELQKYNLDVDVYDPWAEPSEVKREFGIPLISEKEELSNSYDAVILTVSHNEFRSLNVKDYTAKNSVVFDVKSFLNKEQIDGRL, from the coding sequence ATGAAAAAAGACCCTACAATTGCTATCATCGGACTCGGTTATGTTGGATTACCGCTGGCAGTAGCATTGGCATCTAAGTATAAAGTAATTGGTTTTGATATCAATTCGGAACGCGTTAAAGAATTACAGTCGGGAACCGACCATACACTGGAAGTGTCAGACGAATTATTAGCGGAGGTATTAAACCCGTCACAACGAAACGGTTTGCTTATTACCGATGCCGCCGAAGAGATCGCTGAAGCTTCAGTATTTATTGTGACGGTTCCTACACCCACCAACAAGTACAACCAACCGGTGCTCACACCCCTTCAGAAGGCCAGTGAGACCGTAGGGAAAATATTGAAAAAAGATGATGTGGTGATCTATGAATCTACAGTCTACCCGGGCGTAACCGAAGACATCTGTGTTCCCATTCTGGAAGAATTCTCCGGACTCACTTTTAATACCGACTTCTTTGCCGGCTATTCGCCGGAGCGAATTAATCCGGGTGATAAAGAACATACGGTCACCAAGATCCTTAAAGTGACTTCAGGTTCTACGCCTGAAGCCGCCAAATACATAGACGATCTGTATCGTTCGGTGATCACCGCCGGAACACATTTAGCTCCCTCCATTAAGGTTGCAGAAGCTGCGAAGGTGATCGAGAATTCACAAAGGGATATCAACATCGCCTTTGTAAATGAACTATCCAAAATTTTCAGGTTATTAAATATCGATACCCAGGACGTGCTGGAAGCTGCAGGAACCAAATGGAACTTTTTAAAATTCACCCCCGGACTTGTAGGTGGACACTGCATAGGGGTAGACCCCTATTATCTGGCACAAAAGGCCATGGAAGAAGGGTATAACCCGGAGATCATCTTGGCAGGAAGACGAATGAATGATGGGATGGGGAATTACGTAGCCCACGAGGTGGTGAAACTAATGATTGGGAAGGATTGTAAGGTAAAGGGAGGTAAGGTTCTGGTACTGGGAATTACATTTAAAGAGAACTGCCCCGATATCAGAAACAGCAAGGTGATCGATGTGATCGAAGAGCTTCAGAAATACAACCTCGATGTGGATGTTTATGACCCCTGGGCAGAACCTTCCGAAGTTAAAAGAGAATTCGGAATTCCATTGATCTCAGAAAAGGAAGAGCTCTCGAATTCTTATGATGCTGTGATTCTTACGGTGTCTCATAATGAATTTAGATCGCTCAATGTAAAGGATTATACAGCCAAGAATTCTGTGGTTTTTGATGTAAAATCATTTCTGAATAAAGAACAAATCGACGGAAGACTGTAG
- a CDS encoding ABC transporter ATP-binding protein: MGDKEQLITVDGLSKKFCKDLKMSLWYGVKDLLLSVTGNKVKRGLRPKEFWAVKDISFTLKRGECLGLIGHNGAGKSTLLKILNGLINPDEGKVVIKGRVGALIELGAGFNPILTGRENIYNNGAVLGFTKKEIDAKLEEIIDFSEIREFIDMPVQNYSSGMKVRLGFAVAAQMEPDVLIIDEVLAVGDLGFVLKCFKTIDNILPKTAIVFVSHNMPMVSRICNQVILMDKGKSIFQGDNVAKAIDKYYNHFMTEESNIVYDQGSIKLEKVEIKGSMRRENDLDQFNWGDDFEIFFKWRILKEMDKPEFSVIIFDIEQRPVALLDWKNELIFNSKINETFSFKIIHEKLQLSKGIYSINVLVSTGITRSPLLRMNNIISFQMLHPDEIWPPFLLKTKYKIIK, from the coding sequence ATGGGAGATAAGGAACAATTAATTACGGTGGACGGATTGTCGAAAAAATTCTGTAAAGATCTCAAAATGAGTCTCTGGTATGGAGTGAAAGACTTGTTGCTTAGCGTAACCGGAAACAAAGTGAAACGAGGTCTGAGGCCAAAGGAATTCTGGGCGGTTAAAGACATAAGTTTTACATTAAAACGGGGTGAATGTCTCGGACTTATTGGACATAACGGAGCCGGCAAATCTACATTACTGAAGATCCTCAACGGTTTGATTAACCCCGATGAGGGTAAGGTTGTCATCAAGGGACGCGTAGGTGCATTAATTGAGTTAGGAGCCGGATTTAATCCAATTCTCACAGGGCGTGAAAATATTTATAACAATGGGGCGGTTCTGGGTTTTACAAAAAAGGAAATTGATGCGAAACTGGAAGAGATCATCGATTTTTCTGAAATAAGAGAGTTTATCGATATGCCGGTGCAAAATTACAGTAGTGGGATGAAAGTGCGTTTAGGTTTTGCTGTTGCTGCACAAATGGAACCCGACGTCTTGATCATCGATGAAGTATTGGCGGTAGGAGATCTTGGATTTGTTCTAAAGTGTTTTAAGACGATAGATAACATATTACCTAAAACGGCTATCGTGTTTGTCTCTCACAATATGCCTATGGTTTCGCGAATATGTAACCAGGTGATCCTGATGGATAAAGGAAAATCAATTTTTCAGGGAGATAATGTGGCTAAAGCAATCGATAAATACTATAATCATTTTATGACTGAAGAGTCTAATATTGTCTATGATCAAGGTAGTATCAAACTTGAAAAAGTAGAAATTAAAGGTTCAATGCGTCGTGAAAATGATCTTGACCAATTTAATTGGGGTGATGATTTTGAAATATTCTTTAAATGGCGGATTTTAAAAGAAATGGACAAACCTGAATTTTCGGTTATTATTTTTGATATTGAACAACGTCCTGTGGCTTTATTGGATTGGAAAAATGAATTGATATTCAATAGTAAAATTAATGAAACCTTTTCTTTCAAAATTATCCATGAGAAGTTGCAGTTATCTAAAGGGATATACTCGATAAACGTATTGGTGAGCACCGGCATTACTCGATCACCTCTATTGAGAATGAACAACATAATTTCTTTTCAGATGCTTCATCCAGATGAAATCTGGCCTCCGTTTTTATTAAAAACTAAGTATAAAATTATTAAATAG